From a region of the Dickeya poaceiphila genome:
- the dapA gene encoding 4-hydroxy-tetrahydrodipicolinate synthase → MFTGSIVALVTPMDDKGAVDRASLKKLIDYHVASGTSAIVSVGTTGESATLSHDEHGDVVMLTLELSDGRIPVIAGTGANSTAEAISLTQRFNDTGVAGCLTVTPYYNKPTQNGLFLHFKAIAEHTDLPQILYNVPSRTGCDMLPETVARLSEIKNIVAIKEATGNLSRVSQIQELVHESFILLSGDDASSLDFMQLGGNGVISVTANIAAREMAALCELAAQGNFVEARRLNQRLMPLHQKLFVEPNPIPVKWACKALGLMATDTLRLPMTPLTDAGRDVMAQAMKQAGLL, encoded by the coding sequence ATGTTTACGGGTAGTATTGTTGCTCTGGTGACGCCGATGGACGACAAGGGTGCTGTTGATCGCGCGAGCCTGAAAAAACTGATTGATTATCATGTCGCTAGCGGCACGTCTGCGATTGTGTCGGTGGGTACCACCGGCGAGTCCGCCACCTTGAGTCACGATGAGCATGGCGATGTGGTGATGCTGACGCTGGAATTGAGCGATGGCCGTATCCCGGTTATTGCCGGTACCGGTGCCAATTCGACCGCTGAGGCGATTTCCCTTACCCAGCGTTTTAACGATACAGGTGTTGCCGGGTGCCTTACCGTGACGCCGTATTACAACAAACCGACCCAGAACGGTTTGTTTCTGCATTTTAAGGCGATTGCCGAGCACACTGACCTGCCGCAGATCCTCTACAACGTGCCGTCCCGTACTGGTTGTGACATGTTGCCGGAAACCGTCGCCCGTCTGTCAGAAATCAAAAATATTGTTGCCATCAAAGAAGCGACTGGGAACTTAAGCCGGGTTAGCCAGATCCAAGAGCTGGTTCATGAAAGTTTCATTCTGCTGAGCGGCGATGACGCCAGCTCGCTGGACTTTATGCAACTGGGTGGTAATGGCGTAATTTCCGTCACAGCTAACATCGCAGCCCGCGAAATGGCGGCGTTATGCGAGCTGGCGGCACAGGGGAATTTCGTCGAAGCCCGCCGCCTGAATCAACGTCTGATGCCGCTGCATCAGAAACTGTTTGTTGAACCCAATCCGATTCCGGTGAAATGGGCCTGTAAGGCATTGGGATTGATGGCGACCGATACGCTTCGTCTGCCGATGACGCCGCTGACCGATGCTGGTCGTGACGTGATGGCGCAGGCTATGAAGCAGGCGGGTCTGCTGTAA